The segment aggggaccctggtgggctgccgtctgtggggtcccacagagtcggacatgactgaagcgacttagcagcagcagcatgacctcGAAAAGTGAAATCAGCTTACTGTCTCCATTTTGTAGAGATCCAAACTTGCTTGCTGTCCTCCAAACATGGActgcatttttctgtttctttgctttttgcatgCTGTTACATTCATGTGAAGTTTCCTCACCCCCAAACACACTTGTCAAAACCCTAATCTTCTTTGAGGACTTACCCAGGATTCCACTCACTGCTCaaagcttttctttattttcctaacCAGtttcatctctctccctcttttgaaCCCAGGAGCATTTTGCATGTATTTATCCATTTGGCAGTCACTTAAATTCTCATCTAACCTCCATATCGGATTGTGACCCTTTGGAGGGCAAAGACTGTAtgccagaaaagagaaaaaaaaaaaaaaaaccccacaaaagtAATAATCACATCTGTTAAGCCCTCTCTTTATGCAGACTTTGTCCAAGTACTTTATTCTGTCACTCAGCATGACTTTAGCAGCTTCCCAGTtgcctcagtgataaagaatctgcctgccaagcaggagacacaggttccattccctggagaggaaagtggcaacccactccagtatgcttgcctgggaaatcccacggacagagaagcttgacaggctacagttcatggcatcgcaaagagttagacataactcaGCAATTAAACATGCCTTTACTTTGTGTGAATTGCCTACTCTATGACAGGTACTAATTTAAGGACTAGTCACTGTCTACCTAGTTTTATTGTGTTTCACAGATACTTTTGACATTTTTTAccaaattgaaagtttgtggcaaccATATCTTAGGGAAGTCTGTTGGTGCCATTTTTCTATCTGCATTTGCTTACTCGTGTCTCATTTtgataattcttgcaatatttcagactttttcattatttttatatttatcacagtgatctgtgatcagtcaTTTTTGATGTTGCTTTTGGCactttttaacaataaaatatttttaattaaggtatgtacattgtttttttagacataatgttacTGAGCACTTAATAGATTATAATGTAAACAGAATTTTTATATGTaccaggaaaccaaaaaaaattgtgtgactcACTTTTATTCAGTATGTGCTTTATTGagatggtctggaactgaacctgcaataTCTTCAAGGTATACCTATATTTCAGTTAATGCTCATACATGCACACAAAGAATGAGGTAGATGTtatcagccccattttacagatgaggaaccatGCGCAGAGTCCAGTTAAATAAATTACCCAAGGGCATGCATTTTATAGGTGGTgaagctggaatttgaactccAGCATTTTGGTTTCTGAACCTGTGCTTGTCACCACTGCATGTCAGATAATCTTCTCTTATGCCTGTCTTTCTGCACTCATTCCCAGCCCCTAGCAGAGTGCTTTATTATTAAGGAGGATCTGATAATTACAGGATGGATGGAATTGAATAGAGAAACTGAAATCTAGAGAGACTGACATTCCAAAAGTCACAGGGCTTGTTGGGATAAAAAATCTAGAATCTAAGTCTTATAGTTCCCAGCTCAGGGCATTTACCTCTAGGCTGCCTTACTTAAGGCAtttagaagaaagggagaaaattagCTATGAGCAGAGGATAAGGATATAATGAGGATGGTGGTGCCTGTGGTGAAGAGGTCAAAGATAGTCTCAGAAAATTCTTAGAGCATAGGAAGTTGTGAATGCAAAGTGGCTCATATTGAAACAGAAAGCAAGTTGTGTGACCTCAATACTTGTCATACTTTTGCTTTTCCTGACTTGCCCTGAACGGAATGTTCCCTGGGTGAGAGCCCAGAAATTTCTGCCATTTCAGACAACCCTTTTGAGCCTTATTCTATCCCATATCTCTTAACAGGACCCCTACCATGGAAGAGACAGTAGACGATCCCCCCACCTCAGCTGTCCTGCTGGACCACTGTCATTTCTCTCAGGTCATCTTTAACAGTGTGGAGAAGTTCTACATCCCTGGGGGGGACATCACGTGCTACTACACCCTCACCCAGCATTTCATTCCCCGTCGAAAGGATTGGATTGGCATCTTTAGAGTAAGTGTTAATTTAGTACCAAATGATTAGGAACCAGAGGTGAATCTTAGTTACttgagtgtgtgtctgtctctgtattaTAAGCATGTTGCGTATATGTGTGACCAATGTTAAAATCCTGAACTAAGCTCCCTAGCACTTCCCCCTTCACACATCAACAGTGCTATAGGactcaaattttaatttcagtcttAAGCTAAAATAAGATAGCAAATCATACAGTCCCCAAGTTTTATTACACTTTCAAAGACCGaatgtaaatgttttaaattaatattcatCTATGACCTGACTAGGGTGGATGGCCTCTTATATAGTTTCTGTGAATTAATGTCACTTGCTTACTTAGTacagtgtttaattttttttaatatgagtatTACCAATCTGGAAAGGATGTTGAAAAGTTAATACCCTGTATCCAAGAAGTTTGTTCCTGAATAAGTGTGTCTTGCTTCTTTGTGAAGATTTCTAAGAACAGAAAGTTTATGAGCTCCTTTGGTTTCCTCTTCCAGTGTCTAATCACCATGTCAGTTCAAGTACAGAAATGGTACTTTTTTATTATAGTCAATTTATTCTCTACTTTCCCTTCTTTCCCACCATGTCTCTCTCTATCTCTAACATTCCCCCTGCCACAGACACATATATTCACTCATTTACTCACATACCATAATGACAAATTGTCCTATTTCCAGAGACAGGAGATAAAGGTCAAACATACATTATTTACACTGCAGAGTTCCAGCATCAGCGACCTTTGTTTTGACACCTCAGTATGTCATGTGCTTGTTTGCCAACACTGTTCATCCTGAAATCAGACATCATTCTTGACTGTAGTATGTAGGAGCTGGTGCTAATTCACACCCCTCACCAAATTCCTTCTCTTAATTGTTTGGAATTTCAAGCTAAGTGAAAGAGTGATGGAAGCTGGAGGTAACAAGGCAGTGTTTAGAGGTGGGGATAGTGGACAAGCAGAGGGACACTGGCGAATATCATGACAGCTCCTCCTGAGACTGCAGAACATTGACTCATTAGACTAAAGGTGTCCTAACAGAAACCTGACCCAGCAGGGTGTTTTCTGTCTTGGAAAGAAGATGGCaactgttttttttcttccccatatGTATCTAAGctgtccagtagaactttctATGACTAACACTGACAAGCAGAATTTCTAGGAAGGAGCTATACTGGCTGCTTTGATGTCCAGTATAGTAAGCTCTCGCCACATGTGGCTAATGGCACTTAAAATGTAGTTAgtgtgactgagtaactaaattttaagttttatttaattttaatttaagtaGCTTTATATGCTTTAAATTAAGTAGCTTCAGTATGCTAACTAGTGGCTAGCATATTGAACAGTACAGGtatatataattgaaaaaaagaatgattaaaaattACTTACAGCTTCTCAGAGGtaatctaacttttttttttccattttgctcaGGCTGATTGTTTACAATTCCCAAGCCTTAGCAACTTCCAGCAAGGATGTCACTCTAAACCAAATGAAAggattatactttttaaaaacaaatatttaaaagcattgtttgtatttttttttagatcctattttttggctgtgccactcaGTTTGCAGGGATcctaattccttgaccagggattgaacccaggccctgacaatgaaagtgctgagtcctaaccaccagaccacccgGGAATTCCCTAAAAGCTATTGATTTGCCACCTACGCTAAAGCCTGAAGgacttccttcatagctcagtcagtaaatcatctacctgcaatgcaggaaacctgggttcagttcctgggtcgggaagatcccctggagaaggaaatggcaacccactccagtattctggcctggagaatcccatggacagaggagcctgacaagctacagtctacaggatcacaagagtcggacacgacttagcatctAAACTGCCGATCACCACCAGTAAAgcctgaaagaaaattttaagactAATAAAGAGAGAACACAAACTTTTTGAGAACATATGATGTGCTAGGTCTTTGATggggttttctttccttctttctttttttttctagtgtgtgtgtatgggtatgtgttttctaatttaatcctcacagcacaGCAGCCCCCTGAGGTAAGCAGTTTTATTACTTGTGCACCgatgaataaaatgaatattctcAAGATGGTGATTTTCCCAAGGTCTCCCCGTTTGGAGACCTTTGTTTGACTCCCAAGcctctgcttttcttcctttattctgcTGAATTCCTTTGAACAACAGATAGTAAATTAGAGAATTAAGGGCTGAATGTAAAGTTTTGttcttcctttgttgttgttcactcatccagctgtgtccgactctgcaaccccatggactaaagcacagcagggctccctgtcccgcatcatctcccagattttgcccaagttcattttcattgcatcagtgatgccatccaaccatctcatcctctgatgccctcttctccttctgccctcaatctttcccagcatcagggacttttccaatgagtcgtatgttcacatcagatgaccaaaatactggagcttcagcttcagcatcagtcctgccagtgactattcagggttgatctcccttaagattgactgatttgatctccttgctgtccaagggactttcaggaatcttctcaggtaccacagttcgaaggcagcaattctttggtgttcttccttctttatgatccagctctcacaaccatacgtgaccactgggaagaccatagccttgactataccaacctttgtcagcagagtaacatctctgcttttcaatgcttGTCCTTCCTAGCTCACTTCTAAAATGTTCCTGGTGTTCTTGCAGTGTAGTCTTAATCCTACTCCTCAGCTCCTCATCTGCCCTAACACCACTGGTTCCTGGCATCCAAGGGGCCCTCAACAAAATGTTTCTGCATGTGCAGCATGCTCCATCTTCTCCATAGAGTGAAAGCTACCACCAGTGATAAAAGCTAAAGTGGTTGGGAGTCAGGTTTTCTTCCTTCAACATAGAGCCCTGTGCTCCATACTCTCCTTTACCTGGGCTCTTATGCCATGTTCCATGGTCATACCACAAAAGGCAGGCTGGGACGAGGACTCCTGAGATGGAGGAGCCAAGGACAGAAAGCTCAGGTGACTGGAAGTTGCGTCCTTGTTCCAAGGCAGTAGTAATTCTTAGGCCTTCCCAAATGATATTTTAGTCACAGTGCATTAAGAAGCTCCAGGATGTGAATGAAGACTCCATAAAATTCCTGCTTCCTGTTCCTCCGCAGGCTGCAGTGGCTCAGAGGTGCTCACAGCAATGGGGTGTGTATTAATGAGACACTAAAACATGCCCCAGTATGTTCTGATGAGCTTATAGCCTTTTCAACCATGCTCTGATTCCCtactatataaaaatagaatttatttttagtttcttctctTCCCCCTGGGCTCAGGCAGAGTCAAAATATGGCAATAAATGTCATTTTTGCTTCTTATTTGCTGAGTGTTCACCCCTTAAAGACACAATGACTCTCTCTCTGTTCTCTGGTATGCTCTTATCTTCCAGATATGATTTGAGCATCTTTTACCCCTTTTCACACTTAGTGAGAATATTTCCCACTTAGCCAGCTTTCTGCTCTGAGGCAAATTTTACAGTATCCTTATATCTTATGACTTACCACATTTCATCCCTGGAAGAGGCCTTTATGACTAccagattattttttttatcaccaaaaaatcttcaataaacatatattaagaaaaactCTGGAGCAAGAAAATCATACAAACTGGACTTCGTTATCTGGTGCCTCCTAATCTAAGAACTCTCTTACCCATCCAGCCCCaacacacacattattttaaaaagccatttttaAAGGCAGTGATGTAACCAGGCTGGTATAGGTGACAAGACTTAATTGGACACAGGAGAGGACAAACCAATAGAGAGGGCAGATCAGAAGTGCTTCTTGATTAAGAAGTTCCAAGTATACCATTGTAAGAAGATAGCACAATCAAAGCTCACAATCCCACAACTTTTTTCCCCAGTCATTCTCAGAACTGTATCTGACTTGGAGATACAATATTTGGCACTCTTATCCTGGGTATTGAGTGGccagtttttgtttccttctaaGGTGAATAATTTATGAGTAACTGGTATATGTGCATGCATACCAATTTTTAATTGTATATGTAGTTATCATAAGTCAAAAAGATTTGATCCATTGTGGGTAGATCTTATGATGAAGAACTTATtctactataattttaaaataacgaAAGGAGCATTTTCAGAAGACAGAGCCTAAATCTGAGCACTTTCAGATGCTGAACGAGAGCCTCTTGTCATTGCAGGTTGGATGGAAGACAACCCGCGAGTACTACACCTTCATGTGGGTTACTTTGCCCGTTGACTTAAACAGTGAATCAGCCAAACAGCAGGAAGTCCAATTCAAAGGTGAGAAAAATGCTAGATCAAAGGTATTAAAAACAGCAACCAAAACTCATTAATTCTCTTGAGCTAGAGCCTTCTGGGGTAGATAAAAGACTTCTAgacttttagttttctgaatagacCTTGAgtgagtaaaagtcgctcagttgtgtcagactctttgcgaccccatagactatacagtccatggaattctccaggccagaatactggagtgggtaggctttcgcttgtccaggggatcttcccaattcagggatcaaacccaggtctcccgcattgcaggcggattctttaccagctgagctatcagggaagcccaaagtgaagtcactcagtcgtatctgactctttgcgaccccgtggactatagcccaccaggctcctccctccatggaattctccaggcgagaatactggagtgggttgccatttccttcttcaggggatcttcccaacccagggatcaaacctgggtctcccacattgcaggcagatgctttaacctctaagccaccagggaagcaatattTTGGGTTAAAAATcatgttctatttccagcttACTACCTGCCCAAGGATGATGAGTATTACCAGTTCTGCTATGTGGATCAGGATGGGGTGGTCCGGGGAGCAAGTATCCCTTTCCAGTTCCgtccagaaaatgaagaggacatcCTGGTTGTTACCACTCAGGTCTGTAAGCATCTCATCTCAGTCCCTTCCTGCCATTAAGAGTAGCAATTCCAGGGTAGGGTAGAATTTTAGTCAGTAAGCCTTTATTGAATGTCTAACAGATGCTGTTGTGAAATTTTTACACAGTCCCATTCAAACCCATCAGAAGGGAATGACTTCAGAATGTTAATAAGAATCATAACAATAAGTGATTTCTCCTTTCTCTAAAGCTTCTGTAACTCACTTGGCATTCAGTTATTCCCTTAACTTTCCCAGGTACTTAATTTTTGTCCTGTGTACATCTTATCACTATGGTAAATTTTATAAGCTCCTTTGAGGAGAGACACAGTAGATATTCTTGTTTGTATAATATCTTTCAGTTAGATTCATTTACTTACTTAGTTATTTAACAGACATCTAGTTCCATCCAGCACTCTGGTGGACTAGGGATGTAATGAAGAATCTGTTAAAACCCTATTCCTGTCTCACAGAACTGAGTCTGATAGGAGAAATAAAgtatttgcatgaaaaaaaaaattacagtcttCTGTCATTCCCCCTTGTAAGTTTTTGTGgcttaattttctttgtcttttctttcttggtaATGGCAGGCTCAGTGCTTATGGTAGAcacatttctcttcctccttccctaccTACTTAGGGGTTGCTTCCACTTGGGGTACACAGATGTCACTACAGTGAGTGGGGATCAATTAGACCCTCACCATCCCAGCATATGTGAATTTCATGTCAGCAGGACTTGAATATCCATTGAGCTATAAAAAGCCAAATACGTGTTTATGGAATGTTGTTTTGTAGGGTGAGGTGGAAGAAATTGAGCAGCACAACAAGGAGCTTTGCAAGGAAAACCGGGAGCTGAAGGACAGCTGTGTCAGCCTCCAGAAGCAAAACTCAGACATGCAGGCCACGCTCCAAAAGAAGCAGGTGTGTGTGCTTGTTAAATGTGAGTGGGGGTGATGGCTCCTGTCCAGCACCCACTTTTTCGTATGATCTGATTCTGTTATACTAGTATCTGGCACAGATTTTAGTATATtagatgtttcttttttattgtttatgtATTGAAATGATATTTTAGATACACTAAATACAtatactattaataaaataatttcatgtctctttttgcttttttaatgtgactgctaaatttttaaaattatatatataatgacttTCCTGAATTTATTGGACAGCACTTttctaggaaaaaagaaattttattttgtccACTGCTGTGTCTGCAGTGCCAGAACAGGGTCTGGTGTGTAGAggcactcattaaatatttgtgtaaTGAGTTAATGGGCAAATATAAGCTCCACTAGAAGAGAAATTGAGGtagatgtattttttcctttcttttttttaatttgaagtatagttgatttacagtgttgtattagtttcaaatgtatagcaaagtaatttaattatgcatatatgtatctgtttttaagattcttttcccttatagtttattataaatattgaatatagttccctgtgctatataccaGAGAagtcagtggcaacccactccagtactcttgcctggaaaatcccacggacggaggagcctggtaggctgcagtccatggggtcactaagggtcaagcacgactgagcaacttcactttcacttttcactttcatgcattggagaaggaaatggcaacatactccagtattcttgcctgaagaatcccagggacagaggagcctggtaggctgccgtctatggggtcgcacagagtcagacacgactgaagcgacttagcagcagcagcagtactatatACATAGGcccttattggttatctgttttatatatagtagtctatatatgttaatcccaaactcttaagataaatgtatttttccatttttatggaaAGAACATATTAAGaacattttaatatgaaaatccTTTTACTTGGATATTTCATTCACtgctgtgtgtatatgtttgacATGttataagtgctcaataaatatttgttggctgCCTGAGATACTAAACACTACCTTAGAAATGGTCAGTCCCTTTGGCATTTCAATCTACAGGAGGAGCTGGAAACCCTGAAGAGCATCAATAAGAAGTTGGAACAGACAATGAAAGAACAGAAGGACTGTTGGGAGATAGAGCTGCTTCAGTGAGTCTGACTCTTGAATGGGAGGAACTGCTGTATTATAAACACTCTTAGGCAAGGTCAAATTAGATTTCTAGAATTTGTTAGTGCAGTCTTCCTATTAAGGACAATGATAGGTATGATTCTCCCTCTTTGACTCATGAGCTCTTTGAGTCTGGGTTAGAGAATTAGAATCAAAATGGTAAAGACACATGACCTGAATTCAGGTTATTAGTTTTAAGTAGTGAACACTTGCAGTTTGAGGTCAGGAAGCCAGAACGGGACTGAAGAAGAGACTAGtggattgaaacatgtaaaatatcatgtatgaaacgagttgccagtccaggttcgatgcacgatactggatgcttggggctggtgcactgggatgacccagagggatggtatggggagggaggagggtggagggttcaggatggggaacacatgtatacctgtggcggattcattttgatgtttggcaaaactaatacaattatgtaaagtttaaaaataaaataaaatttaaaaaaaaaagaatgtaaaatcaaaaaaaaagaataactctGCAGGCTTAGGGCCAAGGCAGCCTTAAATCATTTATGGTCTGGGGTAGCTCAACTAGAATCAGCATATTTTTCATTTAGTCATCTCTTACCTCCACAGACTGAAAGAACAAAACCAGAAGATGTCCTCAGAAAATGAGAAGATGGGAGTCAGAGTGGATCAGCTTCAGGTAGGTTATGCCAAACCTTTGCCAAAGTAGATTTTCTTAGCCTCACCACCACTCCACTCTGGTGATCCAGAAAGTTGCAGTGCATTATAGTGGGTGCCTTATGGTGGACTTCTCAGAGCATCAGATTGAAATTTCAGAGTGTGTATTTTCCATTCTTGACCGCCACCCTCCCCCAATatcctttctaatttttttcttttagctacaAAATCTTTTCCAGCAAAATCTTACTAAAAAGACTGGATAAGCGGGTAGAAGCAGAACTGCTCTCATTTTTAGGAGGCTGTGCCTTAGGGGCTTTAAAGGGTAGTTTGTCAAGTTTTACTCGATTGAGTCTTAGATTCTTAGGTTTaaggtgctgtgcttagttgctcagtcgtgtctgactctttgcgacccgatggactgaagtccaccaagctcctctgtccacggggattctccaggcgagaatactggagtgggtagcctttcccttctctagtagGTGTAAGGTAGAGCTGAAGAACACAGAAGTTGATAGGGATAGTTGGAATTGCTAGGGAAAGCGCATCTTTTTATGTTACTGTACGTTTAAAAGCATTGTTCCTGTTTAGGTTTCCTTCTTTTATATCTTGATTGTGTTCACTACTTTTGCTTTAGGCTCAGCTGTCAAATCAAGGGAGAGAAATGGAGAAGCTTGTTCAGGGAGTTCAAGATAAGACAGAGCAGCTGGAGCACCTGAAAGAGGAAAATGGCCAGCTTTTTCTCAGTTTAACTGAACAGGTAGagtcatgaaagaaaataatattttttgacctttgtgaaaaaatacatgcattgTTCTTTCTTGTATATGTGGGTATCAGAGGCTCTGGGAAAGGTCTCAGGGGAAGCCATCTAAAATGAGGCATCTCACGGCTTTTCTCAGAAGCTAATAAGAGAAGATTTGCTTTTCCCTCTCTCACTCATTAGCTTAGCAGGCCCTTCCCCAGTGCATGCACACTTGTgcttatgcatgtgtgtgtgtgttttcccagcAGTGGTACTCATAACCTGTTTTTCTGCAGAGGGAGCACCAGAAGAAGCTTGAGCAGACAGTGGAGGAGATGAAGCAGAAAGAAACTACTGCAGTGAAGAAACAACAGGAGTTAACGGCATGTCTGTCTTTGAATGGCTGTGTGGGAGGGTGCCTAAGGAAAGGAAAGGATAGGAGCTGTTTGCAGGTGATAGGGTAAATGACAGGTTAGAATAGCATCTACCGCTGGACTTCTTTCTCTGTACCCAAAAGGACAGAGAATCTGACCTTTACAAACTATTTAGGAGAGCTGGGCATTTCTAATGTGTGATGAGTGACAGAGGAATATTCTAAGTTAAACTTCATGGCAGGTTGTAGTAAACAGAGCCTTGGGTAAGGAATCACACAGAATAACCCCTGTCCTCTTTTTAAAGAGTTACTGTGGGGGCAGACATATTAATGATTATAAAATGagctttaaattagaaaatattatagTAGTCAAATTTTgttataattaatattaatataatgttaGCAATTGTCATACATTATTCTAAGCTATGGAACACAGTGATGAAAGCCTAATTGACTAATAATTTCCTGTAATATATTGTTATAGAAGAGACCTTGTGGTGATAACAAGTGCTAGAAATTCCATTTTCTGAACTGTTGTAAGGACCTGAGAAATCCTGATGTGTGGAGAATATCTAGTTATTGGGAATGTAACTCATATCATGCATgcatcattcattcagtcagtcattATCCAATCAATGATTGAGTACCTACTAAACACATTACTGTGTATTTTAGCTTGATGTACTAAAGAATAGATTcaacaaaatttgaaaatcagCAACTCACAGATTAAGTATATTCCacagaaatgttttatttgttctaAATAGTGTTCTAAGTAAAAATTGATTTGCTTATCAACACTTAAAAATGGGAatatttcccatttaaaaaaaaatggtatttccAGCTTCCTGAAAAATCAGAGGCTCTGGCAACATTTGAGCTGACATACCTGTCCAGCAGTGGTGTCTGGAGCTGAGTAACTGCTGATCCTTCTGATGGGTCCTCCGTGTCCCACGTGGCTGAAGCCTCACTGTTTCATGGCATCCTGCTCCTTCATTCAATTATATTACTTGCCAGGCTCCTATTGGCACTTTTGAGTTTGTGACCTCTGATGTTGCACAGAAATTACTGTTGTTTGTAAATAATCTATAGCCATTCAAAGGTTTGGACCTCCTTGTGGCAGATATGGGTTTCCTTGGTTTTCATGGAATACTTTTCAAAACCCAAGGGGTCCCCAGCTGTCTGACAGCATTCTTTATTCCTCATGCATCCAAAAGGCCCCTAACTCTGAGGACTACGTGTCTTATGCTTCAGGAGCCTAGGAACAAGAAAACAGCAGTGGAGGAGCAGTTAGTACAAGAGGTGGAACGCCTAAAGGCAAAAGTAGAGGCCGGGAAAGCCTGTTTCTTAGAGAAGTACAAAGAGTGTCAACGTCTCCACAAACAGATCAGGCAACTCAGGGCTGCCACACGGGTAGGTGACAGAGATGTGGGGCCCAGGAAGCAAGGGGTATGAAGGTTTGTGGTTCCGGGACTAGGATTTTACACCCTTGTTAGGGAGAGAGATTTATCCTTCTGCTAAAAAGAGGAGGGATGGAGTATGCGGCCAGAAACCAGTCTGGGGATCCCTGGAAATAGAAGCCTCAGCTTAGCCATGGGTCTCAGGGAAGGTTTGTGTAACCattgagtgggttgctgtgcgGACTCAGATAGACCTTTCTTATTTCTGCCTTTTGAGGAAGTGAAGCAGGACCAGAAGAGCCAGCAGGAGCCAATGGGGATGGGGAGCCAGGAGCCTCCAGTCAGCACTGTCATCGGGTAGCCCCCTCTGGCATTACTTCCTCAGGGTCGGCTAGAAGCGCACAGCATTTTGGGCACCAGCATTCaaataaaaaatcttgaaaaaaaccCCCACAACTAGTAAGATTAGCTTAAGTGTTTCTGTGAGGTATGCGCATGTGTACGTATGTAGGTAGGAGACGGGAAGCGCTGAAGCATGCCTATGACTTTTGGGTCCATGAAACTAGTCAGGTGAATCCATCGTACTGGAAAGCCCAAGACCCCAGTCTGGGTTCCTTGTAGCCTTGGATAAATGCCATCCAGGGTTCCTTCTTCCTCGTAACTTGAATCCACGTGCCTGTCCTCACAC is part of the Bubalus kerabau isolate K-KA32 ecotype Philippines breed swamp buffalo chromosome 4, PCC_UOA_SB_1v2, whole genome shotgun sequence genome and harbors:
- the CALCOCO2 gene encoding calcium-binding and coiled-coil domain-containing protein 2 isoform X2 — protein: MEETVDDPPTSAVLLDHCHFSQVIFNSVEKFYIPGGDITCYYTLTQHFIPRRKDWIGIFRVGWKTTREYYTFMWVTLPVDLNSESAKQQEVQFKAYYLPKDDEYYQFCYVDQDGVVRGASIPFQFRPENEEDILVVTTQGEVEEIEQHNKELCKENRELKDSCVSLQKQNSDMQATLQKKQEELETLKSINKKLEQTMKEQKDCWEIELLQLKEQNQKMSSENEKMGVRVDQLQAQLSNQGREMEKLVQGVQDKTEQLEHLKEENGQLFLSLTEQREHQKKLEQTVEEMKQKETTAVKKQQELTEPRNKKTAVEEQLVQEVERLKAKVEAGKACFLEKYKECQRLHKQIRQLRAATREQNMDLSKRLSENMIIHDVLQREKEKMEKENDYLKRENNRLLSYMGLDCDSLSYQVPTSNQGGTRQDPGLVFGNPYSGIQESSAPSLLSIKKCPTCKSDFAADVFDHNLVLEQHLQTLRLNCPICNKTFPAKEKQIFEDHVFCHTL
- the CALCOCO2 gene encoding calcium-binding and coiled-coil domain-containing protein 2 isoform X1; protein product: MEETVDDPPTSAVLLDHCHFSQVIFNSVEKFYIPGGDITCYYTLTQHFIPRRKDWIGIFRVGWKTTREYYTFMWVTLPVDLNSESAKQQEVQFKAYYLPKDDEYYQFCYVDQDGVVRGASIPFQFRPENEEDILVVTTQGEVEEIEQHNKELCKENRELKDSCVSLQKQNSDMQATLQKKQRSQWQPTPVLLPGKSHGRRSLEELETLKSINKKLEQTMKEQKDCWEIELLQLKEQNQKMSSENEKMGVRVDQLQAQLSNQGREMEKLVQGVQDKTEQLEHLKEENGQLFLSLTEQREHQKKLEQTVEEMKQKETTAVKKQQELTEPRNKKTAVEEQLVQEVERLKAKVEAGKACFLEKYKECQRLHKQIRQLRAATREQNMDLSKRLSENMIIHDVLQREKEKMEKENDYLKRENNRLLSYMGLDCDSLSYQVPTSNQGGTRQDPGLVFGNPYSGIQESSAPSLLSIKKCPTCKSDFAADVFDHNLVLEQHLQTLRLNCPICNKTFPAKEKQIFEDHVFCHTL
- the CALCOCO2 gene encoding calcium-binding and coiled-coil domain-containing protein 2 isoform X5, whose product is MEETVDDPPTSAVLLDHCHFSQVIFNSVEKFYIPGGDITCYYTLTQHFIPRRKDWIGIFRVGWKTTREYYTFMWVTLPVDLNSESAKQQEVQFKAYYLPKDDEYYQFCYVDQDGVVRGASIPFQFRPENEEDILVVTTQGEVEEIEQHNKELCKENRELKDSCVSLQKQNSDMQATLQKKQRSQWQPTPVLLPGKSHGRRSLEELETLKSINKKLEQTMKEQKDCWEIELLQLKEQNQKMSSENEKMGVRVDQLQAQLSNQGREMEKLVQGVQDKTEQLEHLKEENGQLFLSLTEQREHQKKLEQTVEEMKQKETTAVKKQQELTEPRNKKTAVEEQLVQEVERLKAKVEAGKACFLEKYKECQRLHKQIRQLRAATREVKQDQKSQQEPMGMGSQEPPVSTVIG
- the CALCOCO2 gene encoding calcium-binding and coiled-coil domain-containing protein 2 isoform X3 produces the protein MEETVDDPPTSAVLLDHCHFSQVIFNSVEKFYIPGGDITCYYTLTQHFIPRRKDWIGIFRVGWKTTREYYTFMWVTLPVDLNSESAKQQEVQFKAYYLPKDDEYYQFCYVDQDGVVRGASIPFQFRPENEEDILVVTTQGEVEEIEQHNKELCKENRELKDSCVSLQKQNSDMQATLQKKQRSQWQPTPVLLPGKSHGRRSLEELETLKSINKKLEQTMKEQKDCWEIELLQLKEQNQKMSSENEKMGVRVDQLQAQLSNQGREMEKLVQGVQDKTEQLEHLKEENGQLFLSLTEQREHQKKLEQTVEEMKQKETTAVKKQQELTEQNMDLSKRLSENMIIHDVLQREKEKMEKENDYLKRENNRLLSYMGLDCDSLSYQVPTSNQGGTRQDPGLVFGNPYSGIQESSAPSLLSIKKCPTCKSDFAADVFDHNLVLEQHLQTLRLNCPICNKTFPAKEKQIFEDHVFCHTL